A DNA window from Chryseobacterium sp. MEBOG06 contains the following coding sequences:
- a CDS encoding GIN domain-containing protein, whose protein sequence is MKKVVYTLMLVAVVSCGKVSPKGNIEKKDVDVPEFVNLDLEGKFRVFYARGPKNFVEIETYPNVAGNLDVDVKDKTLVIKEKRGTKGVDFYNVTIYSKYNLEKVSVSDSVEVNISSEIKTDNFRLNMKNNASFMGSVNTRRAEVEMHNRSRANFLGLSKDAVIKISDTASLIAPYWKITNLNIDSKNGNYAEVNVKDSLKGHIQNTAKFIYYNDPIRAFKIDKTTKVENKKLE, encoded by the coding sequence ATGAAAAAAGTAGTGTACACATTGATGCTGGTTGCAGTAGTTTCCTGTGGAAAAGTTTCTCCAAAAGGAAATATTGAAAAGAAAGATGTGGATGTTCCGGAATTTGTTAATCTGGATCTGGAAGGGAAGTTCCGAGTATTTTACGCCAGAGGTCCGAAAAATTTTGTGGAGATAGAAACGTACCCGAATGTGGCAGGTAACCTTGATGTAGATGTAAAAGACAAAACGCTTGTTATCAAAGAAAAAAGAGGAACAAAAGGAGTGGATTTTTATAATGTAACCATCTATTCAAAATATAACCTTGAAAAAGTATCCGTTTCTGATTCTGTTGAAGTAAATATTTCCAGCGAAATCAAAACTGATAATTTCAGACTTAATATGAAAAATAATGCAAGTTTCATGGGGTCTGTCAATACAAGAAGAGCAGAAGTGGAAATGCACAACAGAAGCCGTGCCAATTTTCTGGGATTATCTAAAGATGCCGTTATAAAGATTTCAGATACAGCAAGTTTAATAGCGCCTTACTGGAAAATCACAAACCTGAATATCGATTCTAAGAATGGAAATTACGCAGAGGTTAATGTAAAAGATTCTTTAAAAGGACATATTCAGAACACTGCAAAATTTATCTATTATAACGACCCTATCAGGGCTTTTAAAATTGATAAGACGACGAAGGTTGAGAATAAAAAACTGGAGTAA